In Oncorhynchus nerka isolate Pitt River linkage group LG21, Oner_Uvic_2.0, whole genome shotgun sequence, the following are encoded in one genomic region:
- the LOC115104415 gene encoding axin-2-like isoform X3 has protein sequence MSRALTDHISSSFREDAPRPPVPGEEGEASCHTPSKHAKMRAQNKAKAVTVASPCSTPRRNEDGLGEPEGSASPDSPLARWTKSLHFLLGDQDGAHLFRTFLEREKCVDTLDFWFACNGFRQMDLNDTKTLRVAKAIFKRYIENNSIVAKQLKPATKTYIRDSIKKQQIDSAMFDQAQTEIQSTMEENAYQMFLTSDIYLEYVHTGCENTAYANHSGLGSLKLMCGFLPPLIEEEEWRCDLKAKTLASVVGLSANALRATASIRTAAEVLENGYRSHRRGDAASPYFVNSGYVFAPATSANDSEISSDAMTDDSMSMTDSSVDGIPPYKLGTKKQIQREMHRSVKINGLVSLPHFPRTHRLPKEMTPVEPSAFAAQLISRLEKLKREQDTMSSLEERLQQIQEEEERDESDLPSAVPLHHPLLHPSSGADEDAQAILDEHLSRVLKTPGCQSPGVIRHSPRSCSPDRPSAALVPFLGPSYPGASKGPLAGSRQSTKHIHHHYIHHHTATGPKSKEQIEAEAAQRIQCLCPPGGADYSDFTPGSLPKRPGKPCEGIRLSQANGGDGVTSPPHLPLDATDRSQNVWQWILESERQGKNKPHGGTPGPKKSHLPDPSTPKTLPGRTHSSWGVVGGVGGHLRGGHHPAHPFIQDPAMPPLPPPNTLAQLEEACRRLEEVSKPPKQRHSTSSLQRDRSHPLPFPSGYPPLISPALQTDEWKEPKKSISGASVSGCDLVVTYFFCGEEIPYRSMMKTHSLTLGHFKEQLSKKGNYRYYFKKASDEFECGAVFEEVWEDGALLPMYEGKVLGKVERMD, from the exons ATGAGCAGAGCGCTTACAGACCATATCAGCAGTAGCTTCCGAGAAGATGCTCCCCGTCCCCCGGTgccgggggaggagggagaggcgtCATGCCATACTCCCAGCAAACATGCCAAAATGAGAGCTCAAAATAAGGCTAAAGCTGTCACCGTCGCGTCTCCCTGCTCCACGCCGAGGAGGAACGAGGATGGACTCGGGGAACCTGAGGGTAGCGCGTCGCCGGATTCACCCCTCGCCCGGTGGACCAAGTCGTTGCATTTTCTCCTTGGTGACCAAGACGGTGCTCATCTGTTCAGGACCTTTCTGGAGCGGGAGAAATGCGTGGACACTTTGGACTTTTGGTTCGCCTGCAACGGTTTTAGGCAAATGGACCTCAATGATACCAAAACGCTGCGAGTTGCCAAAGCTATTTTCAAGCGGTACATTGAAAACAACAGCATTGTTGCCAAGCAGTTGAAACCTGCCACTAAAACCTACATAAGGGATAGTATTAAGAAGCAACAGATAGACTCTGCGATGTTTGACCAAGCACAAACGGAAATTCAGTCAACCATGGAGGAGAATGCGTACCAGATGTTTTTAACTTCCGACATATACCTTGAATATGTGCACACGGGGTGCGAGAACACGGCTTATGCCAACCATAGCGGTCTCGGGAGCCTCAAGTTGATGTGCGGATTTCTGCCACCTCTCATtgaggaagaggagtggagatGTGACTTGAAGGCGAAAACGTTAGCCTCTGTGGTTGGACTATCTGCCAATGCGCTACGGGCCACTGCTTCCATTCGGACTGCGGCGGAAGTGCTGGAGAATGGGTACAG GTCACACAGACGCGGAGACGCAGCCAGTCCCTACTTTGTCAACTCGGGCTATGTGTTCGCCCCCGCCACCAGTGCCAACGACAGCGAGATCTCCAGCGACGCCATGACGGACGACTCCATGTCCATGACCGACAGTAGTGT AGATGGGATCCCTCCATACAAGCTGGGCACCAAGAAGCAGATCCAGCGGGAGATGCACCGCAGCGTCAAGATCAACGGCCTGGTCTCGCTACCCCACTTTCCC AGGACACACAGGCTGCCTAAGGAGATGACGCCGGTGGAGCCCTCGGCCTTCGCCGCCCAGCTCATCTCCAGACTGGAGAAACTGAAGAGGGAGCAGGACACCATGAGCTCCCTGGAGGAGAGGCTACAGCAGATCCAGGAG gaggaggagagggatgagagtgaCCTCCCCAGTGCCGTCCCGCTCCACCACCCCCTGCTTCACCCCTCGTCCGGCGCCGACGAGGACGCCCAGGCCATCCTAGACGAGCACCTGTCCCGGGTGCTCAAGACGCCCGGGTGCCAGTCGCCCGGCGTGATCCGCCACTCGCCCCGCTCGTGCTCTCCCGACCGGCCCTCCGCCGCCTTGGTCCCCTTCCTGGGGCCCTCCTATCCGGGGGCATCCAAGGGCCCGTTGGCTGGGAGCAGACAGTCGACCAAGCACAtccaccaccactacatccaccaccacACCGCCACCGGCCCCAAGAGCAAGGAGCAGATCGAGGCCGAGGCGGCGCAGCGCATCCAGTGCCTCTGTCCCCCAGGGGGCGCCGACTACTCAGACTTCACCCCCGG CAGTTTGCCCAAGCGGCCAGGGAAGCCGTGCGAAGGCATACGCCTGAGCCAGGCCAACGGCGGCGACGGGGTCACGTCCCCGCCCCACCTGCCCCTGGACGCCACGGACCGCTCGCAGAACGTCTGGCAGTGGATCCTGGAGAGCGAGAGGCAGGGCAAGAACAAACCTCACGGCGGCACTCCGGGCCCGAAGAAGAGCCACCTCCCGGACCCCTCCACGCCCAAGACGCTTCCCGGCCGAACGCACTCTTCCTGGGGAGTAGTGGGCGGCGTGGGGGGTCACCTCCGTGGAGGTCACCATCCGGCCCACCCCTTCATCCAGGACCCGGCCATGCCCCCCCTGCCCCCGCCCAACACTCTGGCCCAGTTAGAAGAAGCCTGCAGAAGGTTAGAGGAGGTCTCCAAGCCCCCCAAACAGag GCATTCAACGTCCAGCCTTCAAAGAGACAGGAGTCACCCTCTGCCTTTCCCCAGTGGATACCCGCCTCTGATCAGCCCCGCACTTCAAACAGACGA GTGGAAAGAGCCAAAGAAGTCGATTAGCGGCGCGAGCGTGTCTGGCTGTGACCTGGTGGTCACCTACTTCTTCTGTGGCGAGGAGATCCCCTACCGCAGCATGATGAAGACACACAGTCTCACCCTGGGACACTTCAAGGAGCAGCTTAGCAAAAAAGGCAATTACAG
- the LOC115104415 gene encoding axin-2-like isoform X1, with amino-acid sequence MSRALTDHISSSFREDAPRPPVPGEEGEASCHTPSKHAKMRAQNKAKAVTVASPCSTPRRNEDGLGEPEGSASPDSPLARWTKSLHFLLGDQDGAHLFRTFLEREKCVDTLDFWFACNGFRQMDLNDTKTLRVAKAIFKRYIENNSIVAKQLKPATKTYIRDSIKKQQIDSAMFDQAQTEIQSTMEENAYQMFLTSDIYLEYVHTGCENTAYANHSGLGSLKLMCGFLPPLIEEEEWRCDLKAKTLASVVGLSANALRATASIRTAAEVLENGYSCCCVLSRSHRRGDAASPYFVNSGYVFAPATSANDSEISSDAMTDDSMSMTDSSVDGIPPYKLGTKKQIQREMHRSVKINGLVSLPHFPRTHRLPKEMTPVEPSAFAAQLISRLEKLKREQDTMSSLEERLQQIQEEEERDESDLPSAVPLHHPLLHPSSGADEDAQAILDEHLSRVLKTPGCQSPGVIRHSPRSCSPDRPSAALVPFLGPSYPGASKGPLAGSRQSTKHIHHHYIHHHTATGPKSKEQIEAEAAQRIQCLCPPGGADYSDFTPGSLPKRPGKPCEGIRLSQANGGDGVTSPPHLPLDATDRSQNVWQWILESERQGKNKPHGGTPGPKKSHLPDPSTPKTLPGRTHSSWGVVGGVGGHLRGGHHPAHPFIQDPAMPPLPPPNTLAQLEEACRRLEEVSKPPKQRHSTSSLQRDRSHPLPFPSGYPPLISPALQTDEWKEPKKSISGASVSGCDLVVTYFFCGEEIPYRSMMKTHSLTLGHFKEQLSKKGNYRYYFKKASDEFECGAVFEEVWEDGALLPMYEGKVLGKVERMD; translated from the exons ATGAGCAGAGCGCTTACAGACCATATCAGCAGTAGCTTCCGAGAAGATGCTCCCCGTCCCCCGGTgccgggggaggagggagaggcgtCATGCCATACTCCCAGCAAACATGCCAAAATGAGAGCTCAAAATAAGGCTAAAGCTGTCACCGTCGCGTCTCCCTGCTCCACGCCGAGGAGGAACGAGGATGGACTCGGGGAACCTGAGGGTAGCGCGTCGCCGGATTCACCCCTCGCCCGGTGGACCAAGTCGTTGCATTTTCTCCTTGGTGACCAAGACGGTGCTCATCTGTTCAGGACCTTTCTGGAGCGGGAGAAATGCGTGGACACTTTGGACTTTTGGTTCGCCTGCAACGGTTTTAGGCAAATGGACCTCAATGATACCAAAACGCTGCGAGTTGCCAAAGCTATTTTCAAGCGGTACATTGAAAACAACAGCATTGTTGCCAAGCAGTTGAAACCTGCCACTAAAACCTACATAAGGGATAGTATTAAGAAGCAACAGATAGACTCTGCGATGTTTGACCAAGCACAAACGGAAATTCAGTCAACCATGGAGGAGAATGCGTACCAGATGTTTTTAACTTCCGACATATACCTTGAATATGTGCACACGGGGTGCGAGAACACGGCTTATGCCAACCATAGCGGTCTCGGGAGCCTCAAGTTGATGTGCGGATTTCTGCCACCTCTCATtgaggaagaggagtggagatGTGACTTGAAGGCGAAAACGTTAGCCTCTGTGGTTGGACTATCTGCCAATGCGCTACGGGCCACTGCTTCCATTCGGACTGCGGCGGAAGTGCTGGAGAATGGGTACAG TTGCTGTTGTGTTTTGAGCAGGTCACACAGACGCGGAGACGCAGCCAGTCCCTACTTTGTCAACTCGGGCTATGTGTTCGCCCCCGCCACCAGTGCCAACGACAGCGAGATCTCCAGCGACGCCATGACGGACGACTCCATGTCCATGACCGACAGTAGTGT AGATGGGATCCCTCCATACAAGCTGGGCACCAAGAAGCAGATCCAGCGGGAGATGCACCGCAGCGTCAAGATCAACGGCCTGGTCTCGCTACCCCACTTTCCC AGGACACACAGGCTGCCTAAGGAGATGACGCCGGTGGAGCCCTCGGCCTTCGCCGCCCAGCTCATCTCCAGACTGGAGAAACTGAAGAGGGAGCAGGACACCATGAGCTCCCTGGAGGAGAGGCTACAGCAGATCCAGGAG gaggaggagagggatgagagtgaCCTCCCCAGTGCCGTCCCGCTCCACCACCCCCTGCTTCACCCCTCGTCCGGCGCCGACGAGGACGCCCAGGCCATCCTAGACGAGCACCTGTCCCGGGTGCTCAAGACGCCCGGGTGCCAGTCGCCCGGCGTGATCCGCCACTCGCCCCGCTCGTGCTCTCCCGACCGGCCCTCCGCCGCCTTGGTCCCCTTCCTGGGGCCCTCCTATCCGGGGGCATCCAAGGGCCCGTTGGCTGGGAGCAGACAGTCGACCAAGCACAtccaccaccactacatccaccaccacACCGCCACCGGCCCCAAGAGCAAGGAGCAGATCGAGGCCGAGGCGGCGCAGCGCATCCAGTGCCTCTGTCCCCCAGGGGGCGCCGACTACTCAGACTTCACCCCCGG CAGTTTGCCCAAGCGGCCAGGGAAGCCGTGCGAAGGCATACGCCTGAGCCAGGCCAACGGCGGCGACGGGGTCACGTCCCCGCCCCACCTGCCCCTGGACGCCACGGACCGCTCGCAGAACGTCTGGCAGTGGATCCTGGAGAGCGAGAGGCAGGGCAAGAACAAACCTCACGGCGGCACTCCGGGCCCGAAGAAGAGCCACCTCCCGGACCCCTCCACGCCCAAGACGCTTCCCGGCCGAACGCACTCTTCCTGGGGAGTAGTGGGCGGCGTGGGGGGTCACCTCCGTGGAGGTCACCATCCGGCCCACCCCTTCATCCAGGACCCGGCCATGCCCCCCCTGCCCCCGCCCAACACTCTGGCCCAGTTAGAAGAAGCCTGCAGAAGGTTAGAGGAGGTCTCCAAGCCCCCCAAACAGag GCATTCAACGTCCAGCCTTCAAAGAGACAGGAGTCACCCTCTGCCTTTCCCCAGTGGATACCCGCCTCTGATCAGCCCCGCACTTCAAACAGACGA GTGGAAAGAGCCAAAGAAGTCGATTAGCGGCGCGAGCGTGTCTGGCTGTGACCTGGTGGTCACCTACTTCTTCTGTGGCGAGGAGATCCCCTACCGCAGCATGATGAAGACACACAGTCTCACCCTGGGACACTTCAAGGAGCAGCTTAGCAAAAAAGGCAATTACAG
- the LOC115104415 gene encoding axin-2-like isoform X2, whose translation MSRALTDHISSSFREDAPRPPVPGEEGEASCHTPSKHAKMRAQNKAKAVTVASPCSTPRRNEDGLGEPEGSASPDSPLARWTKSLHFLLGDQDGAHLFRTFLEREKCVDTLDFWFACNGFRQMDLNDTKTLRVAKAIFKRYIENNSIVAKQLKPATKTYIRDSIKKQQIDSAMFDQAQTEIQSTMEENAYQMFLTSDIYLEYVHTGCENTAYANHSGLGSLKLMCGFLPPLIEEEEWRCDLKAKTLASVVGLSANALRATASIRTAAEVLENGYSCCCVLSRSHRRGDAASPYFVNSGYVFAPATSANDSEISSDAMTDDSMSMTDSSVDGIPPYKLGTKKQIQREMHRSVKINGLVSLPHFPRTHRLPKEMTPVEPSAFAAQLISRLEKLKREQDTMSSLEERLQQIQEEEERDESDLPSAVPLHHPLLHPSSGADEDAQAILDEHLSRVLKTPGCQSPGVIRHSPRSCSPDRPSAALVPFLGPSYPGASKGPLAGSRQSTKHIHHHYIHHHTATGPKSKEQIEAEAAQRIQCLCPPGGADYSDFTPGLPKRPGKPCEGIRLSQANGGDGVTSPPHLPLDATDRSQNVWQWILESERQGKNKPHGGTPGPKKSHLPDPSTPKTLPGRTHSSWGVVGGVGGHLRGGHHPAHPFIQDPAMPPLPPPNTLAQLEEACRRLEEVSKPPKQRHSTSSLQRDRSHPLPFPSGYPPLISPALQTDEWKEPKKSISGASVSGCDLVVTYFFCGEEIPYRSMMKTHSLTLGHFKEQLSKKGNYRYYFKKASDEFECGAVFEEVWEDGALLPMYEGKVLGKVERMD comes from the exons ATGAGCAGAGCGCTTACAGACCATATCAGCAGTAGCTTCCGAGAAGATGCTCCCCGTCCCCCGGTgccgggggaggagggagaggcgtCATGCCATACTCCCAGCAAACATGCCAAAATGAGAGCTCAAAATAAGGCTAAAGCTGTCACCGTCGCGTCTCCCTGCTCCACGCCGAGGAGGAACGAGGATGGACTCGGGGAACCTGAGGGTAGCGCGTCGCCGGATTCACCCCTCGCCCGGTGGACCAAGTCGTTGCATTTTCTCCTTGGTGACCAAGACGGTGCTCATCTGTTCAGGACCTTTCTGGAGCGGGAGAAATGCGTGGACACTTTGGACTTTTGGTTCGCCTGCAACGGTTTTAGGCAAATGGACCTCAATGATACCAAAACGCTGCGAGTTGCCAAAGCTATTTTCAAGCGGTACATTGAAAACAACAGCATTGTTGCCAAGCAGTTGAAACCTGCCACTAAAACCTACATAAGGGATAGTATTAAGAAGCAACAGATAGACTCTGCGATGTTTGACCAAGCACAAACGGAAATTCAGTCAACCATGGAGGAGAATGCGTACCAGATGTTTTTAACTTCCGACATATACCTTGAATATGTGCACACGGGGTGCGAGAACACGGCTTATGCCAACCATAGCGGTCTCGGGAGCCTCAAGTTGATGTGCGGATTTCTGCCACCTCTCATtgaggaagaggagtggagatGTGACTTGAAGGCGAAAACGTTAGCCTCTGTGGTTGGACTATCTGCCAATGCGCTACGGGCCACTGCTTCCATTCGGACTGCGGCGGAAGTGCTGGAGAATGGGTACAG TTGCTGTTGTGTTTTGAGCAGGTCACACAGACGCGGAGACGCAGCCAGTCCCTACTTTGTCAACTCGGGCTATGTGTTCGCCCCCGCCACCAGTGCCAACGACAGCGAGATCTCCAGCGACGCCATGACGGACGACTCCATGTCCATGACCGACAGTAGTGT AGATGGGATCCCTCCATACAAGCTGGGCACCAAGAAGCAGATCCAGCGGGAGATGCACCGCAGCGTCAAGATCAACGGCCTGGTCTCGCTACCCCACTTTCCC AGGACACACAGGCTGCCTAAGGAGATGACGCCGGTGGAGCCCTCGGCCTTCGCCGCCCAGCTCATCTCCAGACTGGAGAAACTGAAGAGGGAGCAGGACACCATGAGCTCCCTGGAGGAGAGGCTACAGCAGATCCAGGAG gaggaggagagggatgagagtgaCCTCCCCAGTGCCGTCCCGCTCCACCACCCCCTGCTTCACCCCTCGTCCGGCGCCGACGAGGACGCCCAGGCCATCCTAGACGAGCACCTGTCCCGGGTGCTCAAGACGCCCGGGTGCCAGTCGCCCGGCGTGATCCGCCACTCGCCCCGCTCGTGCTCTCCCGACCGGCCCTCCGCCGCCTTGGTCCCCTTCCTGGGGCCCTCCTATCCGGGGGCATCCAAGGGCCCGTTGGCTGGGAGCAGACAGTCGACCAAGCACAtccaccaccactacatccaccaccacACCGCCACCGGCCCCAAGAGCAAGGAGCAGATCGAGGCCGAGGCGGCGCAGCGCATCCAGTGCCTCTGTCCCCCAGGGGGCGCCGACTACTCAGACTTCACCCCCGG TTTGCCCAAGCGGCCAGGGAAGCCGTGCGAAGGCATACGCCTGAGCCAGGCCAACGGCGGCGACGGGGTCACGTCCCCGCCCCACCTGCCCCTGGACGCCACGGACCGCTCGCAGAACGTCTGGCAGTGGATCCTGGAGAGCGAGAGGCAGGGCAAGAACAAACCTCACGGCGGCACTCCGGGCCCGAAGAAGAGCCACCTCCCGGACCCCTCCACGCCCAAGACGCTTCCCGGCCGAACGCACTCTTCCTGGGGAGTAGTGGGCGGCGTGGGGGGTCACCTCCGTGGAGGTCACCATCCGGCCCACCCCTTCATCCAGGACCCGGCCATGCCCCCCCTGCCCCCGCCCAACACTCTGGCCCAGTTAGAAGAAGCCTGCAGAAGGTTAGAGGAGGTCTCCAAGCCCCCCAAACAGag GCATTCAACGTCCAGCCTTCAAAGAGACAGGAGTCACCCTCTGCCTTTCCCCAGTGGATACCCGCCTCTGATCAGCCCCGCACTTCAAACAGACGA GTGGAAAGAGCCAAAGAAGTCGATTAGCGGCGCGAGCGTGTCTGGCTGTGACCTGGTGGTCACCTACTTCTTCTGTGGCGAGGAGATCCCCTACCGCAGCATGATGAAGACACACAGTCTCACCCTGGGACACTTCAAGGAGCAGCTTAGCAAAAAAGGCAATTACAG